Proteins encoded by one window of Dioscorea cayenensis subsp. rotundata cultivar TDr96_F1 chromosome 20, TDr96_F1_v2_PseudoChromosome.rev07_lg8_w22 25.fasta, whole genome shotgun sequence:
- the LOC120251584 gene encoding chloroplastic group IIA intron splicing facilitator CRS1, chloroplastic translates to MPASSICFSLPHLPNTEQYDPQRRSRALASPSSEKPWLQTHTVKMPTAPWMQGPLLLHPEDVLTFSKDRKTKIKRHHFRVDRSLTDKVRGGRSRVAMRNIVRSITKLRTLAPLDVDGDDEGSDEVIEFSIPLEEEIVDANGSVRKRKVPWGNVVEKVVYPREKKERVVTTAKKILPKDVLRRLQEEAGKIDKWVKAKKAGLTDDVVDEIRRIWKKRELVKVKFRLPLSANMVRAREIVELKTGGLVVWSKRDTLVVYRGSNYQLPPKPFLNSDVTLSVHSSGIPEDKVCIPANSDEFNATCFQRCTEAKQTLFDYLGSESIPRMESAGETLYEKETNRLLDGLGPRFIDWWWKKPLPIDADLLPEVVPDFKTPFRCCPPRIRPTLSNDELAYLRKIARPLPTHFALGKNRKLHGLAAAILKLWEKCPIAKIAVKLGLPNTSNERMSYELKRLTGGVLILRNKFFIILYRGKDFLPNGVASSIFEREIKLQDQQLQEEVARFKALELYNLLDDSVSMTTSNIGTLSEFEDIERQYAAPEDDSCEDKIKIKAEIAKLEKELQEQERKLFILNVKIERSEKELGKLNSLWRLSDLAEDQEILTDEERQKFRKIGLKMDEFLLLGRRGVYDGTIASMHQHWKHRELVKVITMQNAFLQVSYTAKQLEIESGGILVAVRQLRKGHVIILYRGKNYRRPLKLLPDNLLTKREALKKSIEVQRRGSLRFFVRQRRQAIWILKQKLRELRDKAKILDHSHEFNSDES, encoded by the exons ATGCCCGCTTCCTCCATCTGCTTCTCTCTTCCCCACCTTCCCAACACTGAACAATACGATCCGCAGAGAAGATCAAGAGCCTTAGCTTCTCCTTCCTCTGAGAAACCATGGCTGCAGACCCACACTGTCAAGATGCCCACCGCACCTTGGATGCAAGGCCCCTTGCTTCTCCACCCTGAGGACGTCCTTACATTCTCCAAAGATCGCAAGACGAAAATCAAGAGACACCACTTCAGGGTCGATCGATCACTCACCGATAAAGTCCGGGGCGGGAGAAGCAGAGTGGCGATGCGGAACATAGTGCGGAGCATCACCAAGCTCCGAACACTTGCCCCTTTGGATGTGGATGGAGATGATGAGGGATCCGATGAAGTCATAGAGTTTAGCATTCCTTTGGAGGAGGAGATTGTTGATGCCAATGGCTCAGTGAGGAAGAGGAAGGTGCCATGGGGGAATGTTGTTGAGAAGGTGGTTTATCCGAGGGAGAAGAAGGAGCGTGTGGTGACTACTGCAAAGAAGATACTTCCAAAGGATGTACTTCGGAGGTTGCAGGAAGAGGCTGGGAAAATAGATAAATGGGTGAAGGCTAAGAAAGCTGGATTAACTGACGATGTTGTGGATGAGATTAGGAGGATCTGGAAGAAGAGGGAGCTTGTTAAGGTCAAATTCCGTTTGCCGTTGTCAGCCAATATGGTCAGGGCCAGAGAGATTGTGGAG TTGAAGACTGGTGGTTTGGTTGTTTGGAGCAAACGAGACACTCTGGTTGTTTATAGAGGAAGTAATTATCAGCTGCCTCCTAAGCCATTTCTTAATTCAGATGTTACCTTGTCAGTTCATAGTTCTGGAATTCCTGAAGATAAAGTTTGCATTCCAGCAAATTCTGATGAGTTCAATGCAACCTGCTTCCAAAGATGTACAGAAGCAAAACAGACCCTATTCGACTATTTGGGTTCAGAATCAATACCCAGGATGGAATCAGCTGGTGAAACACTTTATGAGAAGGAAACAAATCGACTCTTGGATGGGTTAGGTCCTCGATTTATTGATTGGTGGTGGAAAAAACCACTACCTATAGATGCAGACTTGCTTCCCGAGGTTGTTCCTGACTTTAAAACTCCATTTAGATGCTGTCCTCCTCGAATCAGACCAACATTGAGCAATGACGAATTGGCATATTTACGGAAGATTGCGCGACCCTTACCTACTCATTTTGCCCTTG GGAAAAATAGAAAACTTCATGGTCTGGCTGCTGCTATCTTAAAGCTCTGGGAGAAATGTCCCATAGCCAAAATTGCAGTAAAGCTGGGACTTCCAAATACCAGCAACGAGAGAATGTCCTACGAGCTCAAG CGCCTAACAGGAGGAGTTCTGATCTTAAGAAACAAGTTCTTCATTATACTGTACAGAGGAAAGGATTTTTTACCTAATGGAGTAGCTAGCTCAATTTTTGAGAGAGAAATAAAGCTCCAAGACCAGCAACTGCAAGAGGAAGTAGCTCGATTCAAGGCACTGGAATTGTATAACTTACTTGATGATTCAGTCTCTATGACCACGAGCAATATTGGAACTTTGTCAGAATTCGAAGATATTGAACGTCAATATGCTGCTCCAGAGGATGATAGCTGTGaggacaaaattaaaattaaagcaGAGATAGCCAAATTGGAGAAGGAACTGCAAGAACAGGAGCGGAAGCTTTTCATT CTTAATGTAAAGATTGAAAGGTCAGAGAAGGAATTGGGAAAACTTAATTCCTTGTGGAGGCTGTCAGACCTTGCTGAAGACCAGGAAATTTTAACAGATGAAGAAAGGCAAAAATTTCGAAAAATTGGCCTGAAAATGGATGAATTTTTACTGCTCG GGAGGCGGGGTGTATATGACGGGACAATTGCTAGCATGCATCAGCACTGGAAACACAGAGAACTTGTCAAAGTGATTACAATGCAGAATGCATTCCTTCAGGTTAGCTATACTGCCAAGCAGCTTGAAATTGAGAGTGGTGGAATATTGGTGGCCGTGAGGCAATTAAGAAAAGGTCATGTCATCATTTTATACCGTGGAAAAAATTACCGACGCCCTTTAAAGCTACTGCCTGACAATCTGTTGACTAAAAGGGAGGCATTGAAGAAATCAATTGAAGTACAACGACGTGGG TCATTGAGGTTCTTTGTGCGCCAGAGAAGACAAGCTATTTGGATCTTGAAACAGAAACTG AGGGAGCTACGAGATAAAGCAAAGATACTGGATCATTCCCATGAATTCAACTCAGATGAAagttag